In Fusobacterium periodonticum ATCC 33693, the following are encoded in one genomic region:
- the minE gene encoding cell division topological specificity factor MinE has translation MITVLGVLSGLFKKENSKDEAKNRLKLVLIQDRAMLPSGVLENMKDDILKVLSKYVEIEKSKLNIEVSPCDDDPRKIALVANIPIIKAGNRK, from the coding sequence GTGATAACAGTGTTAGGTGTACTATCAGGTTTATTTAAAAAAGAAAATTCAAAAGATGAAGCTAAAAATAGATTAAAATTAGTTTTAATCCAAGATAGAGCAATGTTACCATCTGGAGTTTTAGAAAATATGAAGGATGATATACTTAAGGTTTTATCTAAGTATGTTGAAATTGAGAAATCTAAATTGAATATAGAAGTTTCTCCTTGTGATGATGACCCTAGAAAAATAGCTTTAGTTGCAAATATTCCTATCATAAAAGCAGGAAATAGAAAATAA
- the mutS gene encoding DNA mismatch repair protein MutS has protein sequence MSTDTPLMQQYKKIKEEYQNEILMFRLGDFYEMFFEDAKVASKELGLTLTKRNKEKGQDVPLAGVPYHSVASYIAKLVEKGYSVAICEQVEDPKSATGIVKREVTRVITPGTIIDVDFLDKNNNNYIACVKINTIENILAIAYADITTGEFSVFEIKDKNFFEKGLAEINKIQASEILLDEKTHSEYISILEERISFSGVKFTEVKNVKKAEDYINSYFDIMSVEAFSLKSKDIAISAAANLLHYIDDLQKGNELPFSKIEYKNIDNIMELNISTQNNLNLVPKRAEESKGTLLGVLDSCVTSIGSRELKKIIKNPFLDIEKIKERQFYVDYFFNDVLLRENVREKLKDIYDIERIAGKIIYGTENGKDLLSLKDSIRKSLETYKLLKEHQELKKIFELDIEILLDIYNKIELIIDTEAPFSVREGGIIKDGYNSELDELRRISKLGKDFILEIEQRERERTGIKGLKIKYNKVFGYFIEVTKANEHLVPEDYIRKQTLVNSERYIVPDLKEYEEKVITAKSKIEALEYDLFKSLSSEIKEHIESLYKLANRIANLDIVSNFAHIATKNSYVKPEISENNILEIKGGRHPIVESLIASGTYVKNDIILDEKYNLIILTGPNMSGKSTYMKQVALNIIMAHIGSYVAADYAKIPIVDKIFTRVGASDDLLTGQSTFMLEMTEVASILNNATEKSFIVLDEIGRGTSTYDGISIATAITEYIHNNIGAKTIFATHYHELTELEKELERAINFRVEVKENGKNVVFLREIVKGGADKSYGIEVARLSGVPKDVLNRSRKILKKLENRKNLIESKMKAEQMMLFGTNFEEEEEIETELINENEIKVLEILKNMDLNSLSPLESLLKLSELKKILLGGNND, from the coding sequence ATGTCAACAGACACACCCTTAATGCAACAATATAAAAAAATTAAAGAGGAATATCAAAATGAAATCTTGATGTTTAGATTGGGAGATTTCTATGAGATGTTTTTTGAAGATGCAAAAGTAGCTTCAAAAGAATTGGGATTAACTCTTACAAAGAGAAATAAAGAAAAAGGACAAGATGTTCCTTTGGCAGGAGTTCCTTATCACTCAGTAGCTTCCTACATTGCAAAATTAGTTGAAAAAGGTTATAGTGTTGCTATCTGTGAACAGGTGGAAGACCCTAAGTCAGCAACTGGTATAGTAAAGAGGGAAGTGACAAGAGTTATAACTCCTGGGACAATTATTGATGTTGATTTTTTAGATAAAAATAATAATAACTATATTGCCTGTGTAAAAATAAATACAATAGAAAATATCTTGGCTATAGCTTATGCTGATATAACAACAGGTGAATTTTCTGTTTTTGAAATTAAAGATAAAAATTTCTTTGAAAAAGGACTAGCAGAAATAAATAAAATACAGGCAAGCGAGATTTTACTTGATGAAAAGACTCATTCTGAATATATAAGTATATTGGAAGAAAGAATTTCCTTTTCAGGAGTAAAATTTACAGAAGTAAAAAATGTAAAAAAAGCTGAAGACTATATAAATTCATATTTTGATATTATGTCTGTGGAAGCTTTTTCTTTAAAATCAAAAGATATTGCTATTTCAGCTGCAGCTAATCTTTTACATTACATTGATGACTTACAAAAGGGAAATGAACTACCTTTTAGTAAGATAGAATACAAGAATATAGACAATATAATGGAATTGAATATTAGCACTCAAAATAACCTTAATCTAGTTCCTAAAAGAGCTGAAGAAAGTAAGGGAACTCTATTGGGAGTTTTAGATAGTTGTGTAACATCTATAGGAAGTAGAGAATTAAAAAAGATTATAAAAAATCCTTTTTTAGATATAGAGAAAATTAAGGAAAGACAGTTTTATGTGGATTATTTCTTTAATGATGTACTTTTAAGAGAAAATGTAAGAGAGAAGCTAAAAGATATCTATGATATAGAAAGAATAGCTGGAAAGATAATATATGGTACAGAGAATGGAAAAGATCTTTTATCTTTAAAAGATTCTATTAGAAAGTCTTTGGAAACATATAAACTTTTAAAAGAACATCAAGAATTAAAGAAAATTTTTGAACTTGATATAGAAATTCTTTTAGATATTTACAATAAAATAGAATTAATTATCGATACTGAAGCACCTTTCTCAGTAAGAGAGGGAGGCATAATTAAAGATGGCTATAACAGTGAATTAGATGAGCTTAGAAGAATATCTAAGCTAGGTAAAGACTTTATACTTGAAATAGAGCAAAGAGAAAGAGAAAGAACAGGTATAAAAGGATTAAAAATTAAATATAATAAAGTTTTTGGATACTTTATAGAAGTTACTAAGGCTAATGAACACTTAGTTCCTGAGGACTATATTAGAAAACAAACTCTTGTAAACAGTGAAAGATATATAGTTCCTGATTTAAAGGAATACGAAGAAAAGGTTATAACAGCCAAAAGTAAGATAGAAGCTTTAGAATATGATTTATTTAAATCTCTTAGTTCTGAGATAAAGGAACATATAGAAAGTTTGTATAAATTAGCAAACAGAATAGCAAACTTAGATATAGTTTCAAATTTTGCTCATATAGCAACTAAAAATTCCTATGTTAAACCTGAGATAAGTGAAAATAATATCTTAGAAATAAAAGGTGGAAGACACCCTATAGTTGAAAGCCTAATAGCTAGTGGAACTTATGTTAAGAATGATATTATTTTAGATGAAAAATATAATTTAATCATCTTAACAGGACCCAATATGTCTGGTAAGTCAACTTATATGAAACAGGTTGCTCTAAATATTATAATGGCTCATATAGGTAGTTATGTGGCAGCAGACTATGCAAAAATTCCTATTGTAGATAAAATATTTACAAGAGTTGGAGCAAGTGATGATCTACTTACAGGGCAATCTACTTTTATGCTAGAGATGACAGAGGTTGCAAGTATTTTAAATAATGCAACAGAAAAATCTTTCATAGTTTTAGATGAAATAGGAAGAGGAACATCAACTTATGATGGTATATCCATAGCAACAGCTATAACTGAATATATTCATAATAATATAGGAGCTAAAACTATATTTGCCACTCACTATCATGAACTTACTGAACTTGAAAAAGAACTTGAAAGAGCTATTAATTTCAGAGTTGAAGTAAAAGAAAATGGTAAGAATGTAGTTTTCTTGAGAGAGATAGTAAAAGGTGGAGCAGATAAGTCTTATGGAATAGAAGTTGCAAGATTATCTGGAGTTCCTAAAGATGTTTTAAATCGTTCAAGGAAGATTTTAAAGAAATTAGAAAATAGAAAAAATTTAATAGAAAGCAAAATGAAGGCTGAACAAATGATGCTTTTTGGAACTAATTTTGAAGAGGAAGAAGAAATAGAAACTGAACTTATAAACGAAAATGAAATTAAAGTTTTAGAAATTTTGAAAAATATGGACTTAAACTCTTTAAGTCCTTTGGAAAGTTTATTGAAATTAAGTGAATTAAAGAAAATTCTTCTTGGAGGAAATAATGACTAA
- the minD gene encoding septum site-determining protein MinD, producing MGARVIVITSGKGGVGKTTTTANIGAALADKGHKILLIDTDIGLRNLDVVMGLENRIVYDLIDVIEGRCRVSQALIKDKRCQNLVLLPAAQIRDKNDVNTDQMKELIFSLKESFDYILIDCPAGIEQGFKNAIVAADEAIVVTTPEVSATRDADRIIGLLEAAGIKSPRLVVNRLRIDMVKDKNMLGVEDILDILAVKLLGVVPDDENVVISTNKGEPLVYKGDSLAAKAFKNIASRIEGIEVPLLDLDVKMSILEKIKFVLKR from the coding sequence ATGGGAGCAAGAGTTATTGTTATTACTTCAGGAAAAGGTGGAGTTGGAAAGACAACAACGACTGCAAATATAGGAGCTGCTTTAGCAGATAAAGGTCATAAGATTTTACTTATAGACACAGATATAGGTTTAAGAAATTTAGATGTTGTTATGGGACTTGAAAATAGAATAGTCTATGATTTAATTGATGTTATTGAAGGAAGATGTAGAGTGAGTCAAGCATTGATTAAAGATAAGAGATGTCAAAATCTTGTCTTATTACCAGCTGCTCAAATAAGAGATAAGAATGATGTTAATACAGATCAAATGAAAGAATTGATATTTTCTTTAAAAGAAAGTTTTGATTATATCTTAATAGACTGTCCAGCAGGAATAGAACAAGGATTTAAAAATGCAATAGTTGCTGCAGATGAAGCTATAGTTGTTACAACTCCTGAAGTTTCGGCTACAAGAGATGCTGATAGAATAATTGGTCTATTGGAAGCAGCTGGAATAAAGAGTCCAAGACTTGTTGTAAATAGACTGAGAATAGATATGGTAAAAGATAAAAATATGTTAGGTGTAGAAGATATACTTGATATATTGGCTGTAAAATTATTAGGAGTAGTTCCTGATGATGAAAATGTAGTTATCTCTACAAATAAAGGAGAACCTTTAGTTTATAAAGGAGATTCTCTAGCTGCTAAAGCATTTAAGAATATTGCAAGTAGAATAGAAGGAATAGAAGTACCATTACTAGATTTGGATGTTAAAATGAGTATATTAGAAAAAATAAAGTTTGTACTTAAGAGGTGA
- the dusB gene encoding tRNA dihydrouridine synthase DusB, which yields MKKIYIAPIAGVTDYTFRGILEDFKPDLIFTEMVSVNALSVLNDKTISKILKLRDGNAVQIFGEDIEKIKSSAQYIQNLGVKDINLNCGCPMKKIVNCGYGAALVKDPEKIKRILSEIKSILNDDVKLSVKIRIGYKEPENYVQIAKIAEEVGCDHITVHGRTREQLYSGKADWTYIKEVKDNVSIPVIGNGDIFTAEDALERISYSNVDGVMLARGIFGNPWLIRDIREILEYGEVKNPVTKEEKINMAIEHLKRIRIDNDEQFIFDVRKHISWYLKGLENCAEAKRKINTLSDYDEIIKLLEDLH from the coding sequence ATGAAAAAAATTTATATAGCTCCTATAGCAGGAGTAACAGATTATACATTTAGAGGTATACTTGAAGATTTTAAACCTGATTTAATTTTTACAGAAATGGTAAGTGTAAATGCACTTTCAGTTTTAAATGATAAAACTATTTCAAAAATATTAAAATTAAGAGATGGGAATGCAGTACAAATTTTTGGTGAAGATATTGAGAAAATAAAATCAAGTGCACAGTATATACAAAATTTAGGAGTGAAAGATATCAACTTAAACTGTGGTTGTCCTATGAAAAAAATAGTAAACTGTGGTTATGGAGCAGCACTGGTTAAAGATCCAGAAAAAATAAAAAGAATATTATCGGAAATAAAATCAATTTTAAATGATGATGTTAAACTTTCAGTAAAAATTAGAATAGGTTATAAAGAGCCTGAAAACTATGTTCAAATAGCTAAGATAGCAGAAGAAGTAGGTTGTGATCATATAACTGTACATGGTAGAACAAGAGAACAATTGTATTCAGGAAAGGCAGATTGGACTTATATAAAAGAAGTTAAAGATAATGTTTCTATACCTGTTATAGGAAATGGAGATATATTTACGGCTGAAGATGCTCTAGAAAGAATTTCTTATTCAAATGTTGATGGAGTGATGCTTGCTAGAGGAATTTTTGGAAATCCTTGGCTTATAAGAGATATAAGAGAAATTTTAGAATATGGAGAAGTAAAAAATCCTGTTACTAAAGAAGAAAAAATAAATATGGCAATAGAGCATTTAAAGAGAATAAGAATAGACAATGATGAGCAATTTATTTTTGATGTCAGAAAACATATTTCTTGGTACTTAAAAGGACTTGAAAATTGTGCAGAGGCTAAAAGGAAAATAAATACTTTAAGTGACTATGACGAAATTATAAAATTACTTGAAGATTTGCATTAA
- the lptB gene encoding LPS export ABC transporter ATP-binding protein: protein MISLSAENLIKAYKGRKVVDRVSLEVNKGEIVGLLGPNGAGKTTTFYMITGIVRPDDGEVLCAEEDITRLPMYKRADMGIGYLAQEPSVFRNLTVEENIEVVLEMKDMSKKEQKETVNRLLEEFKLTHVRDSLGYALSGGERRRIEIARTIANNPSFILLDEPFAGVDPIAVEDIQNIIRHLKKRGLGILITDHNVRETLSITDRSYIMAKGKVLIEGTPREIANNPEARKIYLGEKFKLD from the coding sequence ATGATAAGTTTAAGTGCTGAGAACCTTATTAAAGCCTACAAAGGAAGAAAAGTTGTAGATAGGGTTAGTTTAGAAGTAAATAAGGGAGAGATTGTTGGACTTCTTGGACCTAATGGAGCAGGAAAAACAACAACATTCTATATGATAACAGGTATAGTAAGACCTGATGATGGTGAAGTTTTATGTGCTGAAGAAGATATAACTAGATTACCTATGTATAAAAGAGCAGATATGGGAATAGGATATCTTGCACAAGAGCCCTCTGTTTTTAGAAACTTAACAGTTGAAGAAAATATAGAAGTGGTTCTTGAAATGAAAGATATGTCAAAAAAAGAGCAGAAGGAAACAGTGAATAGATTGCTTGAAGAGTTTAAACTGACTCATGTAAGAGATTCTTTGGGATACGCTCTGTCTGGTGGAGAAAGAAGAAGAATAGAGATAGCTAGAACAATAGCAAATAATCCAAGCTTTATATTGCTAGATGAGCCTTTTGCTGGTGTTGACCCAATAGCTGTTGAAGATATACAAAATATTATAAGACATCTTAAAAAAAGAGGTTTAGGAATATTGATAACAGACCATAATGTAAGAGAGACTTTGAGTATAACTGATAGGTCATATATTATGGCAAAGGGTAAGGTGTTAATTGAGGGAACACCTCGTGAAATAGCAAATAACCCAGAAGCAAGAAAAATATATTTAGGAGAAAAATTTAAGTTAGATTAA
- the alaS gene encoding alanine--tRNA ligase — MLTGNEIREKFIEFFMQKQHKHFESASLIPDDPTLLLTVAGMVPFKPYFLGQKEAPYPRVTTYQKCIRTNDLENVGRTARHHTFFEMLGNFSFGDYFKEEAIAWSWEFVTEVLKLNKDKLWVTVFTTDDEAERIWIEKCNFPKERIVRMGESENWWSAGPTGSCGPCSEIHVDLGVQYGGDENSKIGDEGTDNRFIEIWNLVFTEWNRMEDGSLEPLPKKNIDTGAGLERIAAVVQGKPNNFETDLLFPILEEAARITGSQYGKNSETNFSLKVITDHARAVTFLVNDGVIPSNEGRGYILRRILRRAVRHGRLLGYKDLFMYKMVDKVVERFEVAYPDLKKNLENIRKIVKIEEEKFSNTLDQGIQLVNQEIDNLLANGKNKLDGEISFKLYDTYGFPYELTEEIAEERGVTVLREEFEAKMEEQKEKARSAREVVMEKGQDSFIEDFYDKHGVTKFTGYENIQDEAKLLSSREAKDGKYLLIFDKTPFYAESGGQVGDQGRIYSDDFSAKVLDVQKQKDIFIHTVEIEKGSAEENKTYKLEVNLLRRLDTAKNHTATHLLHKALREVVGTHVQQAGSLVDPDKLRFDFSHYEAVTAEQLAKIENIVNEKIREGIEVVVSHHSIEEAKNLGAMMLFGDKYGEVVRVVDVPGFSTELCGGTHIDNIAKIGLFKIVSEGGIAAGVRRIEAKTGYGAYLVEKEEADTLKEIEKKLKASNTNVVEKVEKTLESLKETERELETLKQKIALFETKAALSGMEEINGVKVLVAAFKDKKAEDLRTMIDTIKDNNEKAVVVLASTQDKLSFAVGVTKTLTDKVKAGDLVKQLAEMTGGKGGGRPDFAQAGGKDESKLLDAFKEIRATIESKLS, encoded by the coding sequence ATGTTAACAGGCAACGAAATTAGGGAGAAATTTATTGAATTTTTTATGCAAAAACAGCATAAACATTTTGAGAGTGCATCTTTGATACCAGATGATCCAACTCTACTTTTGACAGTAGCAGGAATGGTACCATTTAAACCGTATTTCTTAGGACAAAAGGAAGCACCTTATCCAAGAGTTACAACTTATCAAAAATGTATAAGAACAAATGACTTGGAAAATGTTGGAAGAACTGCAAGACACCATACATTTTTTGAAATGTTAGGAAATTTCTCTTTTGGAGATTATTTTAAAGAGGAAGCTATAGCTTGGTCTTGGGAATTTGTAACAGAAGTTTTAAAACTTAATAAAGATAAACTATGGGTAACTGTATTTACTACTGATGATGAAGCAGAAAGAATTTGGATAGAAAAATGTAATTTTCCAAAAGAAAGAATAGTTAGAATGGGAGAAAGTGAAAACTGGTGGTCAGCAGGACCTACTGGTTCTTGTGGACCTTGTTCTGAAATCCATGTGGATCTTGGAGTACAATATGGTGGAGATGAAAATTCTAAAATTGGTGACGAAGGAACAGATAATCGTTTCATAGAAATATGGAATTTAGTATTCACTGAATGGAACAGAATGGAAGATGGAAGTTTAGAACCTCTACCTAAAAAGAATATAGATACAGGAGCAGGACTTGAAAGAATAGCAGCAGTAGTACAAGGTAAGCCTAATAACTTTGAAACTGATTTACTATTTCCTATCTTAGAAGAAGCAGCAAGAATTACAGGAAGCCAATATGGAAAAAATTCTGAAACTAACTTCTCTTTAAAAGTTATAACTGACCATGCAAGAGCAGTAACTTTCTTAGTTAATGATGGAGTTATACCTTCTAATGAAGGAAGAGGATATATCCTAAGAAGAATCTTAAGAAGAGCAGTTAGACATGGAAGATTATTAGGGTATAAAGACTTATTCATGTATAAGATGGTGGATAAGGTTGTTGAAAGATTTGAAGTTGCTTATCCAGATTTAAAGAAGAATTTAGAGAATATCAGAAAAATTGTAAAAATAGAAGAAGAAAAATTTTCTAATACCTTGGATCAAGGAATACAATTAGTAAATCAAGAAATTGATAATCTACTAGCTAATGGAAAAAACAAACTAGATGGAGAAATTTCATTTAAGCTTTATGACACTTATGGTTTCCCTTATGAATTGACAGAAGAAATTGCAGAAGAAAGAGGAGTAACTGTATTAAGAGAAGAATTTGAAGCTAAAATGGAAGAACAAAAAGAAAAAGCTAGATCAGCTAGAGAAGTTGTAATGGAAAAAGGGCAAGATAGTTTTATAGAAGACTTCTATGATAAGCATGGAGTAACTAAATTCACAGGTTATGAAAATATTCAAGATGAAGCTAAACTTTTAAGTTCAAGAGAAGCAAAAGATGGAAAATATCTATTAATTTTTGATAAGACTCCTTTCTATGCAGAATCAGGAGGACAAGTTGGAGATCAAGGAAGAATTTATTCAGATGATTTCTCAGCTAAAGTATTAGATGTACAAAAACAAAAAGATATATTTATTCACACTGTTGAAATTGAAAAAGGCAGTGCTGAAGAAAATAAGACTTATAAATTGGAAGTAAATCTTCTTAGAAGATTAGATACAGCTAAAAACCATACTGCTACTCACTTATTACATAAGGCTTTGAGAGAAGTAGTTGGAACTCATGTTCAACAAGCAGGATCTTTAGTTGATCCAGACAAATTAAGATTCGACTTTAGCCATTATGAAGCTGTTACAGCTGAACAACTTGCTAAAATTGAAAATATAGTAAATGAAAAGATTAGAGAAGGTATAGAAGTTGTTGTAAGCCATCACAGCATAGAAGAAGCTAAAAACTTAGGTGCTATGATGCTATTTGGAGATAAATATGGTGAAGTAGTAAGAGTTGTAGATGTCCCTGGATTCTCAACTGAACTTTGTGGTGGAACTCATATAGATAACATAGCTAAAATAGGACTATTCAAAATAGTTTCTGAAGGTGGTATAGCAGCAGGAGTTAGAAGAATAGAAGCTAAAACAGGTTATGGAGCATACTTAGTTGAAAAAGAAGAAGCAGACACTTTGAAAGAAATAGAAAAGAAATTAAAAGCTTCAAATACTAATGTAGTTGAAAAAGTTGAAAAAACTCTAGAAAGCTTAAAGGAAACAGAAAGAGAATTAGAAACTTTAAAACAAAAGATTGCTCTATTTGAAACAAAGGCTGCATTGTCAGGAATGGAAGAAATAAATGGAGTTAAAGTATTAGTAGCTGCATTTAAAGATAAGAAAGCTGAAGATTTAAGAACTATGATAGATACTATTAAAGATAATAATGAAAAAGCAGTAGTAGTTCTAGCAAGTACTCAAGATAAATTATCTTTTGCAGTAGGAGTTACAAAAACTTTAACAGATAAGGTAAAAGCAGGAGATTTAGTAAAACAACTGGCTGAAATGACAGGTGGAAAAGGTGGAGGAAGACCAGACTTTGCACAAGCTGGTGGAAAAGATGAAAGCAAACTTTTAGATGCCTTCAAAGAAATTAGAGCTACAATTGAAAGTAAATTATCATAA
- a CDS encoding LptA/OstA family protein, with product MTKKKIAYIGAGIVALVLGYFNYFGSDKETGDIRKLIETINAVYENDDLRIEAEKEIDYIDEKESKFEKAKAFIQGMFLSGDNAFLDKNKNLTLDSNILGKSANGWEIKGSQLKYNKETQELESIKPMYAKNEEKGIEVLGNKFKTTVSMDNITLEDGVVIKNKLFSIVADKANYNNEAKTITLEGNIALSNKIGEIGDINTLTDVRNLQVGEVEKGKEMSGTFSKVYFNLNERNLYATDGFDMKYGEIGLKGRDIVLNETDQSFKVTGDVKFTYQDYVFDVVYIEKEANSDIINVYGQIKGGNPEYSVLADRAEYNINDKKFKILGNVVVTSTKGENLKADTFVYSSETKEADIYGNKILYTSPTNNLEAEYIHYNSVSKEVTTDKPFDSWNEKGEGIKGTNIVYNLGTKDFYSKEEITVKNKDYGLTTKNVTYKEETGILSAPEPYVIKSNDESSIINGNSITYNKKTGELTSPGNIVMNSKGTIMNGHDLVFNNITGEGKLQGPIPFENKEDKMSGIAKEIIIKRGDYIDLIGPVKVKQDTTNMVVDKARYSYKDELVHVNTTVKFDDPVRSMVGSVSSATYSPKDGILRGTNFNMKEPNRTAKAQNVVIYNKENRRLELVGNAYLSSGADSITGPKIVYYLDTKDAETPTNSVIKYDQYTIKSSYGKVNKESGEIFVKNADVKSVDGNEFYSNQAKGNINDVVHFVGNVRGKSKQKEGDVHFSGDKADLYMAKVDDKYQAKKVIVNTKSTFTQLNRKIVSNYMELDLIKKEVYAKDKPVLTIDDGPKGNTLVKADDVTGYIDQELIKLNKNVYVKNVNEKKEEVVLTADRGTVTKQMADVYDRVKIVTKESVTTANEGHYDLENRKIRAKGNVHVEYQTDKSAGNVFDNMTTTKKAAKK from the coding sequence ATGACTAAGAAAAAAATTGCATATATTGGAGCAGGAATAGTAGCATTGGTGCTGGGATATTTCAATTATTTTGGTTCTGATAAAGAAACAGGAGATATAAGAAAATTAATAGAAACTATCAATGCAGTCTATGAAAATGATGATCTTCGTATAGAAGCTGAAAAGGAAATTGACTACATAGATGAAAAAGAAAGTAAATTTGAAAAGGCAAAGGCCTTTATTCAAGGAATGTTTTTAAGTGGAGATAATGCTTTTCTTGATAAGAATAAAAACTTAACATTAGATTCTAATATTCTAGGAAAAAGTGCTAATGGTTGGGAAATTAAGGGTTCTCAATTAAAATATAATAAAGAAACTCAAGAGCTAGAATCTATTAAGCCTATGTATGCCAAAAATGAGGAAAAAGGCATAGAAGTATTAGGAAATAAATTTAAGACAACTGTCTCTATGGATAATATTACTTTAGAAGATGGGGTTGTTATAAAGAATAAACTATTTTCTATAGTGGCTGACAAGGCAAACTATAATAATGAAGCTAAGACAATAACATTAGAAGGAAATATAGCACTGTCTAATAAAATAGGAGAAATTGGAGATATCAATACTCTTACTGATGTAAGAAATCTTCAAGTTGGAGAAGTGGAAAAGGGTAAGGAAATGTCAGGAACATTTTCTAAGGTGTATTTTAACTTAAATGAAAGAAATCTTTATGCAACTGATGGCTTTGATATGAAGTATGGAGAAATTGGCTTAAAAGGTAGAGATATAGTTTTAAATGAAACAGACCAAAGTTTTAAAGTTACAGGAGATGTTAAATTTACTTATCAAGACTATGTTTTTGATGTTGTCTACATAGAAAAAGAAGCTAATAGTGATATAATCAATGTATATGGACAAATTAAGGGAGGAAATCCTGAATATTCTGTTCTAGCTGATAGAGCTGAATACAATATAAATGATAAGAAATTTAAGATTTTAGGTAATGTTGTTGTAACTTCAACAAAGGGTGAAAATCTTAAAGCAGATACTTTTGTGTATTCTAGTGAAACTAAAGAAGCAGATATATATGGAAATAAAATTCTGTATACATCACCAACAAATAATTTAGAAGCAGAATATATTCACTATAACTCTGTATCTAAAGAAGTTACTACTGATAAACCTTTTGATTCTTGGAATGAAAAAGGTGAAGGAATTAAAGGAACAAACATAGTATATAATTTAGGAACTAAAGATTTCTATTCTAAAGAAGAAATCACTGTAAAAAATAAGGACTATGGTCTAACAACAAAAAATGTTACATATAAGGAAGAAACAGGTATTTTATCTGCTCCAGAACCTTATGTTATAAAATCTAATGATGAAAGTTCTATAATAAATGGAAATAGTATCACTTACAATAAAAAGACAGGAGAGCTTACAAGTCCAGGAAATATTGTAATGAACAGTAAGGGTACTATTATGAATGGACATGACTTAGTTTTCAATAATATAACAGGTGAAGGAAAACTTCAAGGACCTATACCTTTTGAAAATAAAGAAGATAAAATGTCAGGAATTGCTAAGGAAATTATAATCAAAAGAGGAGATTATATTGATTTAATAGGACCTGTTAAAGTTAAGCAAGATACAACAAATATGGTAGTTGATAAGGCTAGATATTCATATAAAGATGAGTTAGTTCATGTAAATACAACAGTTAAATTTGATGATCCAGTTAGATCTATGGTTGGTTCTGTAAGTTCAGCAACATATAGTCCAAAAGATGGAATATTAAGAGGAACTAATTTCAATATGAAAGAACCTAATAGAACAGCTAAGGCTCAAAATGTAGTTATCTACAATAAAGAAAATAGAAGATTAGAATTAGTAGGAAATGCTTACTTAAGTTCAGGAGCAGATAGTATAACTGGACCAAAGATAGTATATTACTTAGATACTAAGGATGCTGAAACTCCAACTAATAGTGTAATCAAATATGATCAATACACTATAAAATCTTCTTATGGAAAAGTAAATAAAGAAAGTGGAGAAATTTTTGTAAAAAATGCTGATGTGAAATCTGTTGATGGTAATGAATTCTATTCTAATCAAGCTAAGGGAAATATAAATGATGTTGTTCATTTTGTAGGAAATGTAAGAGGTAAATCTAAGCAAAAAGAAGGAGATGTACATTTCTCTGGAGATAAAGCAGATTTATATATGGCTAAGGTAGATGATAAATATCAAGCTAAGAAAGTTATAGTAAATACTAAGTCTACTTTTACTCAATTAAATAGAAAAATTGTTTCTAATTATATGGAATTAGATTTAATTAAGAAAGAAGTATATGCAAAAGATAAACCAGTACTAACTATAGATGATGGACCAAAAGGAAATACTCTAGTTAAAGCTGATGATGTTACAGGCTATATTGATCAAGAATTAATTAAGCTTAATAAAAATGTCTATGTAAAAAATGTAAATGAAAAGAAAGAAGAAGTAGTTTTAACAGCTGATAGAGGAACTGTAACGAAGCAAATGGCTGATGTATATGATAGAGTTAAGATTGTTACAAAAGAGTCTGTTACAACAGCTAATGAAGGTCATTATGATCTGGAGAACAGAAAGATAAGAGCTAAAGGAAATGTTCATGTTGAGTATCAAACAGATAAATCAGCAGGAAATGTCTTTGATAATATGACAACTACTAAAAAAGCTGCCAAGAAATAA